The genomic segment GATAAATGATATCCGTACAAAAAACGAACAATTGATTACAGTTGTAGGCTGCGGCGGAAACAGAGACAAAACAAAAAGACCAATTATGGCAAAAATTGCAACAGATCTTAGTGATAAAGCAATTTTAACATCAGATAATCCAAGAAACGAAGATCCGGAAGTGATTTTAGATGAAATGGAACAAGGTGTAGAAGCTCATAATTATAAAAAGATATTAAGAATTACAGATCGAAAACAAGCTATTAAAACCGCTTGTCAATTGGCTCAGCCAAATGATATTATTCTGATTGCAGGAAAAGGACATGAAACCTATCAGGAAATAAATGGTGTTCGCCATCATTTTGACGATATGGAAACAGTAAAAGAAATTTTAGATCAACTAAATAAATAATAAAGAGGAAATTCCAAATCCCAATAAACTTTAGATTTTGGGTTTTTAAAAAATTGGAATTTAATTTGAGATTGGAATTTAAAAAAATAGAAAAATATGCTGTACTATTTATTTGAATATTTTGACAAAACATTGGACCTTCCTGGAACGGGGGTTTTCCAATACATCACATTTAGATCGGCATTGGCATTTATGCTTTCATTGCTTTTGTCAACAATTTATGGTAAAAGAGTAATTAACTTTTTGCGCCGTCAGCAAGTAGGAGAAACGGTGCGTGAATTGGGTCTTGCAGGTCAAAATGAAAAAGCCGGTACACCAACAATGGGAGGTTTAATTATCATTTTTGCCACATTAATTCCGGTTTTGTTGTTTGCGAGGCTGCATAACATTTATATCGTATTGCTAATTGTAACTACTTTATGGATGGGAACGATTGGTTTTGTAGACGATTATATCAAAATATTCAAAAAAGATAAACAAGGATTAAAAGGAATTTTTAAAGTTATTGGTCAAGTTGGTCTTGGGATCATTGTTGGAGCAGTTCTTTATTTTAATCCTGCCGTTACAGTAAGAACAGATACAGGTCGTACAGATGTGTTTAAAACTGCTGTAAACTCGACTGTTATTGTACCTGCTGGAGTTGAAGAAAAGTCTACAGCAACTACAATTCCTTTCGTAAAAAACAACGAATTTGATTATGCCGAAGTATTGTCTTTTATGGGAGATGGATATGAGAAATGGGCTTGGTTAGTATTTATTCCGGTTGTGATTTTTATTATCACAGCAGTTTCAAACGGAGCTAATTTAACAGACGGAATTGACGGACTCGCGGCAGGAACTTCTGCAATTTCGGTCCTCGCACTCGGAATATTTACGTTTGTTTCCGGTAACATCATTTTCTCAAATTACCTCAATATAATGTACATACCCAATTCGGGAGAAATGACTGTCTTTATATCAGCATTTGTTGGAGCGTTAATTGGATTTCTTTGGTACAATTCATTTCCGGCATCTGTATTTATGGGAGATACAGGAAGTTTGACAATTGGCGGAATCATCGCTGTTTTAGCGATTGCAGTTCGTAAAGAAATATTAATCGTTTTATTCTGTGGAATCTTCCTTGCCGAAAGTGCTTCGGTAATTATTCAGGTAAGTTATTTTAAATACACTAAAAAGCGTTTTGGCGAAGGAAGAAGAATTTTCCTGATGTCGCCGCTTCATCATCACTATCAGAAAAAAGGATATCACGAAAGTAAAATTGTGACCCGTTTTTGGATTGTTGCCGTAATGTTAGCCATTTTATCAATTGTTACATTAAAACTAAGATAGATGAGGCTAGTAGTACTTGGAGGAGGAGAAAGCGGTGTTGGAACCGCGATCCTGGGAAAAAAGCAGGGATACGATGTTTTTGTGTCGGATTTTGGAAAGATAAAAGAAAGCTATAAAGAAGTTCTTATCATTAATAAAATTGCCTGGGAAGAAGAACAGCATACTGAAGATTTAATTCTAAATGCTGATGTTGTGATGAAAAGCCCCGGAATTCCGGACAAGTCTCCGATAGTAAAAAAACTAGTTGCAGCGGGAATAAAAGTGATTTCGGAAATTGAATTTGCAAAGCCTTTCACAGAAGCATTGACCATTGGAATTACAGGAAGTAACGGTAAAACAACAACAACAATGTTGACGCATCATTTGCTTAAATCGGCCGGACTCAATGTAGGCTTGGGAGGAAATATAGGAAAGAGTTTTGCCTGGCAGGTAGCCGAAAATAAATACGACGCATACGTTCTTGAATTAAGCAGTTTTCAGTTAGACGGAATAATAGATTATAGGCCGGATATAGCAATCATAACCAATATCAGTCCGGATCATTTAGATCGATATGAATATAAATATGAAAATTATATCAATTCGAAGTTCCGAATAACGATGAACCAAACCGAAAGTGATTATCTCATTTACGATGCAGACGATGAGGCAAGCACAGAATGGTTAAAAAACAACAAAACAAAAGCAAAATTAATTCCTTTTTCATTGACAAAATCATTTGACGAAGGAGCTTCTATAAATAACAATAAAATGGAAATAAAGATCAACCAAGAAGAGTTTACAATGGATACAGAACACATTGCGTTAGAAGGAAAACATAATATGAAAAACGCAATGGCAGCAAGCTCTGTAGCAAAACTGATGCAAATTAGAAATGCAACGATTCGTGAAAGTTTATCTAATTTTCAAGGTGTTGAACACCGTTTAGAAAAAGTATTAAAAATCCAGAATGTACAATATATCAACGATTCAAAAGCAACAAATGTAAACGCTACTTTTTTTGCTCTAGATAGTATGAATGTTCCAACAGTTTGGATTGTTGGTGGAGTTGATAAAGGAAACGATTACAACGAATTAATGCCATTGGTTCGTGAAAAAGTAAAAGCAATCATTTGCTTGGGAATCGATAACCGTAAAATTATTGATGCTTTTGGAGCCGTAGTAGACATTATGGTTGAAGTAAACAACATGAACGACGCTGTAAAAACAGCTCAAAGATTAACAGAAAAAGGCGATGCAGTTTTATTATCTCCAGCCTGCGCAAGTTTCGATTTATTCGAAAACTACGAAGACAGAGGAAAACAATTTAAACAAGCAGTGCATAATTTATAATTTTAGATTTTAGATTTTAGATTGTTCAATCTTTGAACTTAAAAAGTTCTTTTTGATTATGACGACGGATGAAATGAAGGTGAGAACCAAAAAGTTCTCATTAATGATAATTGAATTGGCGGAGAAAATGCCAAATACAAATGTGATTAGATCAATTACTAATCAAATAGTAAGAAGTGGAACATCTGTTGGAGCAAATTACAGAGCAGTATGCAGAGCCAGAAGCGATAGAGAATTTGTAGCTAAAATGAATATTGTTTTAGAAGAAGCAGATGAAACTTTGTTTTGGTTAGAAATTATAAAAGAAAAAATGTGGATTGCAAAATCTGAATTAGAAATAATTTGGAAAGAAGGAAATGAACTGACTGCCATTTTTGTAAGTAGTTTAAAAACAGTAAACAACAGGATAAATAGTAAAAATTAGTTTAAAGGTTTAGGAAGAAAAAATCTGAAATCTAAATTCTAAAATCTAAAATATGAAGGAGCTGGTAAACAAATTAAAAGGAGACAGGGTAATATGGTCATTCGTGGCTTTATTGGCGTTGTTTTCATTTATGCCTGTTTTTAGTGCAAGTAGTAATCTGGCGTACATAGGTCACGGAACCGGAAATACCTTGGGTTATTTAGTAAAACACCTAGCTCACGTTTGTATTGGTTTCCTGATTATTTACTGGGTTCACAAAGTACCGTATCATTATTTTAGAGCGATTTCTAAAATTGCGCTTCCAATAGTTTGGTTGTTGTTGTTGTATACTTTGTTGAAAGGAACCGTAATTGCAGGAGCCAATGCCAGCCGTTGGATTCAGGTGCCGTTCATTGGGATCACGTTTCAGACATCAACATTAGCGGCAAGCGTATTGTTTATTTACGTAGCACGTTATTTGTCGAAAACCAAAGAAGAAAATGAGCCGTTTCAAACCTCATTCATTCAGCTTTGGGTTCCGGTATTTATCACATTAGCATTAATATTACCAGCTAACTTTTCGACAACAGCGTTGATTTTTTCAATGGTAATGATGCTCACGTTTATTGGGAAATATCCATTAAAATATATTGCGTTTATTATTGGTTCAGGAGTTATAATGCTGGCGTTTTTCCTTTTGGTAGCAAAAGCATTTCCGGATTCAAGATTCTTCAGCAGGGTTTCAACATGGGAAAGCCGTATTATGAACTTTACCACAGATAAACCAGATGAAGATGATTATCAAATTGAAAAAGCAAAAATTGCAATTGCCTCAGGAAGATTAGGCGGATTAGGACCGGGAAAAAGCGTTCAGAAAAACTTTTTACCACAATCATCTTCCGATTTTATTTATGCGATTGTAGTAGAAGAATATGGTTTAGTCGGCGGAGTTTCAATATTACTGTTGTATTTATTATTGTTATTCCGATTTGTAATCGCCTCACATAAAGCCAATACATTATTCGGAAAATTAGTCGTCGTCGGTCTCGGATTTCCGATGATATTTCAGGCGATGATTAACATGGCGGTTGCCGTAGAATTGCTGCCGGTAACAGGGCAGACACTTCCGCTGATAAGTTCCGGAGGTAGTTCAATCTGGATGACTTGTTTCTCACTTGGAATTATCATTAGTGTAACCAAGAAAGAAGAAGAAATCGCCGAAGAACAACAAGAAAAAGAAAGAAGAAAAGAAGCGCTTCAAAGATTGATAGACAAAGAACTAGCCGAAGAAGATCTGCCGGTAGATGAAAGAGAAGAAATTTACGAAGAAGAAGCAATGTATTCAATTCAGGATAATTCAAGAAATCCGATGAATGCAGTTTTAAATAAATAAAAGGATAAAACTAGTTATGACAAAGCATAAATTCATACTAAGCGGAGGAGGAACAGGAGGACATATTTATCCTGCAATTGCGATTGCAAACGAATTAAAATCACAATTTCCGGATGCTGAATTTCTTTTTGTAGGTGCCAAAGACAAAATGGAAATGCAAAAAGTGCCTCAGGCTGGTTACGAAATAAAAGGTCTTTGGATCGCCGGTTTACAGCGAAAACTGACTTTACAAAATATGATGTTTCCTTTAAAACTAGCAAGCAGTTTATTAGAGTCAAGAAGAATCATTAAAAAATTCAAACCTAATGTAGTTATTGGAACGGGAGGTTTTGCCAGCGGACCATTATTGCAGGCGGCAGGGTCGGCTGGAATTCCGACAGTAATTCAGGAACAGAATTCTTTTCCGGGAATCACCAATAAATTGCTAAGCAAAAAAGCCAATGCAATTTGTGTAGCATATGAAAATTTAGAAAGATTTTTTCCAAAAGAGAAAATCGTTTTGACAGGAAATCCGGTTCGCCAGGATTTAATTGATATCGAAAGCAAACGAGATGAAGCTATTGCTTTTTACGGTTTAGACCCAAATAAAAAAACACTGTTGATTTTGGGAGGAAGTTTAGGAGCGAGAAGAATCAATCAGTTAATTGAAAAAGAATTGCCAAATTTTCTTTCGCAAGATGTTCAAATAATCTGGCAATGCGGAAAATTATATTTTGAAGATTACAAAAAACACAATCAACCAAACGTAAAAGTGGTTGATTTTATTGAAAGAATGGATTTTGTTTATGCCGCTG from the Flavobacterium sp. genome contains:
- the murG gene encoding undecaprenyldiphospho-muramoylpentapeptide beta-N-acetylglucosaminyltransferase — protein: MTKHKFILSGGGTGGHIYPAIAIANELKSQFPDAEFLFVGAKDKMEMQKVPQAGYEIKGLWIAGLQRKLTLQNMMFPLKLASSLLESRRIIKKFKPNVVIGTGGFASGPLLQAAGSAGIPTVIQEQNSFPGITNKLLSKKANAICVAYENLERFFPKEKIVLTGNPVRQDLIDIESKRDEAIAFYGLDPNKKTLLILGGSLGARRINQLIEKELPNFLSQDVQIIWQCGKLYFEDYKKHNQPNVKVVDFIERMDFVYAAADVIISRAGASSVSELCIVGKPVIFIPSPNVAEDHQTKNAQAIVEAKGAILLKESELDSEFSIVFEALLKDDGKQKQLSANIKKLAKPDATKVIVEEIKKLL
- a CDS encoding FtsW/RodA/SpoVE family cell cycle protein produces the protein MKELVNKLKGDRVIWSFVALLALFSFMPVFSASSNLAYIGHGTGNTLGYLVKHLAHVCIGFLIIYWVHKVPYHYFRAISKIALPIVWLLLLYTLLKGTVIAGANASRWIQVPFIGITFQTSTLAASVLFIYVARYLSKTKEENEPFQTSFIQLWVPVFITLALILPANFSTTALIFSMVMMLTFIGKYPLKYIAFIIGSGVIMLAFFLLVAKAFPDSRFFSRVSTWESRIMNFTTDKPDEDDYQIEKAKIAIASGRLGGLGPGKSVQKNFLPQSSSDFIYAIVVEEYGLVGGVSILLLYLLLLFRFVIASHKANTLFGKLVVVGLGFPMIFQAMINMAVAVELLPVTGQTLPLISSGGSSIWMTCFSLGIIISVTKKEEEIAEEQQEKERRKEALQRLIDKELAEEDLPVDEREEIYEEEAMYSIQDNSRNPMNAVLNK
- the mraY gene encoding phospho-N-acetylmuramoyl-pentapeptide-transferase, encoding MLYYLFEYFDKTLDLPGTGVFQYITFRSALAFMLSLLLSTIYGKRVINFLRRQQVGETVRELGLAGQNEKAGTPTMGGLIIIFATLIPVLLFARLHNIYIVLLIVTTLWMGTIGFVDDYIKIFKKDKQGLKGIFKVIGQVGLGIIVGAVLYFNPAVTVRTDTGRTDVFKTAVNSTVIVPAGVEEKSTATTIPFVKNNEFDYAEVLSFMGDGYEKWAWLVFIPVVIFIITAVSNGANLTDGIDGLAAGTSAISVLALGIFTFVSGNIIFSNYLNIMYIPNSGEMTVFISAFVGALIGFLWYNSFPASVFMGDTGSLTIGGIIAVLAIAVRKEILIVLFCGIFLAESASVIIQVSYFKYTKKRFGEGRRIFLMSPLHHHYQKKGYHESKIVTRFWIVAVMLAILSIVTLKLR
- a CDS encoding four helix bundle protein; its protein translation is MTTDEMKVRTKKFSLMIIELAEKMPNTNVIRSITNQIVRSGTSVGANYRAVCRARSDREFVAKMNIVLEEADETLFWLEIIKEKMWIAKSELEIIWKEGNELTAIFVSSLKTVNNRINSKN
- the murD gene encoding UDP-N-acetylmuramoyl-L-alanine--D-glutamate ligase — its product is MRLVVLGGGESGVGTAILGKKQGYDVFVSDFGKIKESYKEVLIINKIAWEEEQHTEDLILNADVVMKSPGIPDKSPIVKKLVAAGIKVISEIEFAKPFTEALTIGITGSNGKTTTTMLTHHLLKSAGLNVGLGGNIGKSFAWQVAENKYDAYVLELSSFQLDGIIDYRPDIAIITNISPDHLDRYEYKYENYINSKFRITMNQTESDYLIYDADDEASTEWLKNNKTKAKLIPFSLTKSFDEGASINNNKMEIKINQEEFTMDTEHIALEGKHNMKNAMAASSVAKLMQIRNATIRESLSNFQGVEHRLEKVLKIQNVQYINDSKATNVNATFFALDSMNVPTVWIVGGVDKGNDYNELMPLVREKVKAIICLGIDNRKIIDAFGAVVDIMVEVNNMNDAVKTAQRLTEKGDAVLLSPACASFDLFENYEDRGKQFKQAVHNL